In Bactrocera oleae isolate idBacOlea1 chromosome 3, idBacOlea1, whole genome shotgun sequence, a genomic segment contains:
- the LOC138855556 gene encoding venom allergen-1-like, whose product MNVLLLHKKIVSWRKLSFSVFNRFVIISMCFLLTFFFLYLVVLDSYSYTAAYNYYCGNDDWCEKGKHIMCDPSAIESIGKFKRHMPSTFKIRYMFLELHNQLRNQVAGLEKATRMRNLIWDSELAFLARTYTGLCPSKPSVCHKTARFEKVGLNTSKQDGLNRVSLNTLMTTTFQIWRKDDSTFYKVLTHDQASRVGCAIGYCVDCPEGKDHCYFISCYYDMDYKEGVEVYDKGEKAASKCNVWDSVQDKKYTNLCRNTGKIF is encoded by the exons ATGAATGTACTGTTacttcataaaaaaattgtttcatggCGCAAGCTttcattttcagtttttaatcgttttgtaataattagcATGTGTTTCCTACTgacctttttttttctttacttagtTGTTTTAGACTCTTATAGCTATACTGCAGCTTACAATTATTACTGCGGTAACGATGATTGGTGTGAGAAAGGAAAACATATAATGTGTGATCCATCGGCAATT GAAAGCATAGGTAAATTTAAACGGCATATGCCATCGACTTTTAAAATTAGATATATGTTCTTGGAACTTCACAACCAGCTTCGTAATCAAGTAGCTGGTCTGGAGAAAGCAACACGTATGCGAAATCTCATTTGGGACAGTGAGTTAGCATTCCTGGCTCGTACATACACCGGTTTATGCCCAAGCAAGCCGAGCGTATGTCATAAAACGGCACGTTTTGAAAAAGTTGGCCTCAATACATCAAAGCAAGATGGATTAAATCGGGTATCATTAAATACCCTTATGACGACTACATTCCAAATATGGCGGAAGGATGATTCTACTTTTTACAAAGTGCTCACGCACGATCAGGCGTCTCGTGTAGGGTGTGCCATAGGTTATTGTGTAGACTGCCCGGAAGGTAAAGA TCATTGTTATTTCATATCTTGCTATTATGATATGGATTATAAAGAGGGCGTAGAAGTATATGATAAGGGAGAAAAAGCAGCTTCGAAATGTAACGTTTGGGATTCGGTTCAggacaaaaaatatacaaatctcTGTCGTAATacaggaaaaatattttag
- the Pino gene encoding protein pinocchio isoform X2: MSLASVHGPQFTDICSPLGRSSISMSSSLSDLVGSPLEISVDNVLTIEELRQHMGSCFTCGVSWTDDHVSLDCSECGGYSLERPCPLCDGQCGVLWKRDFTMSHAYSKARWHGVCPSYQEAMAHLNPHESAAIVTSSAAPSTCANAATQMRLAQELCLRLEELSASAHT, from the exons ATGTCTTTAGCTAGTGTTCACGGACCGCAATTTACTGATATCTGCAGCCCATTGGG acGCAGCAGTATTAGCATGTCCTCATCATTGTCTGATTTGGTCGGTAGTCCGTTGGAAATTTCCGTGGATAATGTCCTTACTATTGAAGAACTGCGTCAGCACATGGGCTCATGTTTTACATGCGGCGTATCCTGGACCGATGACCATGTTTCCCTCGACTGTAGTGAATGTGGAGGCTACAGCTTAGAGCGTCCCTGCCCACTATGTGATGGTCAATGTGGTGTGCTCTGGAAGCGTGATTTCACAATG TCGCATGCCTATAGCAAAGCTCGATGGCATGGTGTGTGTCCCAGTTATCAGGAGGCCATGGCACATTTAAATCCCCACGAATCTGCTGCTATCGTCACATCTTCCGCTGCGCCATCTACATGTGCCAACGCAGCTACGCAAATGCGTTTGGCCCAGGAGCTGTGTCTACGTTTGGAAGAGCTTTCAGCAAGTGCTCATACGTGA
- the LOC106614931 gene encoding RUS family member 1: MKVHFREQYGTKGEEVLYITPADQNNIVRVPLRSDKLGIQEKFFLFRILQKIFLPKGYPDSVSEDYASYQVWDTIQAFCSTICGTLCTHAILKGIGVGNDNITAYSATVTWILKDGSGHLGRILFSWWKGSQLDIDSKKWRLRADFLNDLAMGIEIYVLPKYQFFSTHLLCVTTVLKAIVGVAGGATRAALTQHHAIRGNLADVASKDSSQETFVNLIASFIGLYLLTLIKSQSILYTVFIFIIITHLYANLKAVKAVCLRTFNESRYLIALEEYFRSGRMLTPQQVNKMERVTIGQTVSVSLNIYIGLSIRALIVEYKTTHAVENIISSFDPHERFIIAESNKNIGVYLHFDARPQDVLKAYFFAVSYLQDRNQTKDKYWEIQSKWQEFVALAQKEGWITTQHLLMVDEYRLDWKA; this comes from the exons atgaaGGTGCACTTTCGTGAACAATATGGTACTAAAGGAGAGGAGGTTCTCTATATAACACCAGCAG aTCAAAATAACATTGTTCGCGTACCTTTGCGCAGCGATAAATTGGGAATACAGgagaaattttttcttttccggATActccaaaaaattttcttaccaAAAGGCTATCCTGATAGCGTCAGCGAAGATTACGCATCATATCAAGTATGGGATACTATACAGGCATTTTGCAGCACCATATGTG GTACACTTTGCACACACGCCATTCTCAAAGGAATAGGTGTGGGGAATGATAATATAACAGCTTATTCAGCTACAGTCACTTGGATTCTTAAGGACGGTAGTGGACACTTGGGTCGTATCTTATTCTCATGGTGGAAGGGCTCGCAGCTAGATATCGATTCAAAAAAATGGCGCCTAAGAGCAGATTTTCTGAACGATTTAGCAATGGGTATTGAGATATATGTGCTTCCAAAGTACCAATTTTTCAGTACGCATTTATTGTGTGTCACAACTGTACTAAAAGCTATTGTGGGTGTTGCAG GCGGTGCAACTCGAGCGGCACTTACGCAACATCATGCGATTCGGGGTAACTTAGCTGATGTAGCTTCGAAAGACAGTTCGCAAGAGACGTTCGTAAACTTGATAGCTTCATTCATAGGTCTTTATTTGTTAACGCTTATTAAAAGTCAAAG TATATTGTACaccgtttttatatttattatcataACTCATCTTTACGCAAACTTAAAAGCAGTCAAAGCTGTCTGCTTACGTACATTCAACGAGTCACGTTATTTAATTGCTTTGGAAGAGTATTTCCGATCTGGGCGAATGTTAACACCTCAACAG GTTAATAAAATGGAGCGGGTTACTATAGGACAAACAGTTTCTGTGtctctaaatatttatataggcTTATCAATCAGAGCTCTCATCGTTGAATATAAAACGACTCACGCggttgaaaacataatttcgtCTTTCGATCCACACGAACGTTTTATTATTGctgaaagtaataaaaacatAGGTGTGTATTTGCATTTTGATGCACGGCCCCAAGATGTCCTAAAAGCATATTTCTTCGCCGTATCCTATTTGCAAGATCGTAATCAAACCAAAGACAAATATTGGGAGATTCAGTCCAAATGGCAAGAGTTTGTAGCGTTGGCACAAAAAGAGG GCTGGATTACTACTCAGCATTTACTAATGGTGGACGAATATCGATTGGACTGGAAAGCATAA
- the TBC1D23 gene encoding TBC1 domain family member 23, which produces MMDDNLWLIELESALLDDCNVNDIYAICRGKAIPESLRPDVWQVCLDVRHKSDQMSLFNEIFDLPFQNTLREDCQAIVDRIGNDDEDKVSVISDLESILTFYCKNRNFLYESDNGWIELLLPLLALKLNRSDTYNLFEAIRDIYIPKGCKPKGNVFHVFRLLILYHDPELCTMLDTKKITPDLYSMQWFRCLFASSCSLTVILSMWDLYFQHADPFMVFFLALIILVNGRDLILEMKDATKEDLIKFLSNMPCALEPDDVVDFCSLAQYYSLKTPSSFKTDFLKALYGSQCEKTPHIEPCSVSQALCLPVSVYELVENSSLELNTSDTVRFFLVDCRPAEQYNAGHLSTAFHLDCNLMLQEPLAFSTAVQGLLNAQRQAIEANSNAGGEHLCFMGSGRMEEDQYTHMVVASFLQKNTQYVSLLTGGYMSIHDYFGDHMADCLEDHNVKKCIVCSKNSVELRNSLRTIQTQEDKRDPQPRPTSDIFSRFSAVMKLKSSEVKDKLFDIITNPANGVGSAANAHSNLGQTTIQHRHVSATERNGKRYRNVAPVFSIDDENDDHYNENEVKDSPDSVSSKLAGDAKEIVSLTQYLKSPDIINAFRCQEVHMNGYMYDSHLIISATHLIVLRELGRGQAQIIVRRPLSSIVKITAKKRHRDLITFKYGFPDGDGLLITDMDRFLIPNASEATAIVSKHIVQTLDGSKLT; this is translated from the exons ATGATGGATGATAATTTATG gcTTATTGAGTTAGAGTCAGCGCTCTTAGATGACTGTAATGTTAACGACATATATGCTATTTGCCGAGGCAAAGCTATTCCCGAATCGTTGCGTCCTGACGTGTGGCAAGTGTGCCTCGATGTGCGTCACAAAAGCGATCAAATGTCGttgttcaatgaaatttttgatttaCCTTTTCAAAATACGTTACGTGAAGACTGTCAAGCGATTGTGGATCGAATTGGAAATGATGATGAAGACAAAGTTTCAGTAATTTCCGATTTGGAATCGATCCTcacattttattgtaaaaatcgaaattttttgtatgaaagTGATAATGGTTGGATAGAATTATTATTACCTTTGTTGGCACTAAAGTTGAATCGCTCTGATACATACAACCTATTCGAGGCAATAAGAGACATATACATACCCAAGGGTTGCAAACCAAAAGGCAACGTGTTTCACGTTTTTCGCTTACTCATACTATATCATGATCCTGAATTATGTACAATGTTAGATACGAAAAAAATTACACCAGATCTGTACTCAATGCAATGGTTCCGATGTTTGTTCGCTTCGAGCTGCAGCCTTACCGTCATTCTCTCGATGTGGGATTTATATTTTCAGCATGCAGATCCCTTTATGGTTTTCTTCTTGGCATTGATTATACTTGTTAACGGGCGTGACTTAATATTAGAAATGAAAGATGCAACAAAAgaagatttaataaaatttctttctaaTATGCCTTGCGCTTTAGAACCGGATGATGTAGTTGACTTTTGTTCGTTAGCTCAATACTACTCGCTTAAAACCCCTAGTTCATTCAAAACAGACTTTTTAAAAGCGCTTTACGGTTCGCAATGTGAAAAGACACCTCACATTGAACCCTGCAGTGTTTCCCAG GCTTTGTGTCTTCCAGTTTCCGTCTATGAATTAGTAGAGAATTCATCTTTAGAATTAAATACATCTGACACAGTGCGTTTTTTCTTGGTTGATTGTCGTCCAGCAGAACAATACAATGCCGGACACCTTTCCACGGCATTTCAtcttgattgtaatttaatgttGCAAGAACCCCTGGCTTTTTCTACGGCGGTACAAGGGTTGTTAAATGCACAGCGCCAGGCAATTGAAGCAAATTCTAACGCGGGAGGTGAGCACCTTTGTTTCATGGGAAGTGGCCGGATGGAGGAAGATCAATATACACATATGGTAGTCGCTTCATTTTTACAAAAGAACACTCAGTACGTATCGTTACTGACTGGAGGTTATATGTCCATTCACGATTATTTTGGAGACCACATGGCAGATTGTCTAGAGGACCATAATGTTAAAAAATGCATTGTTTGTTCTAAAAATAGTGTAGAACTTAGGAATTCATTAAGAACAATACAAACACAAGag gatAAACGAGATCCTCAACCACGACCAACCTCCGATATTTTTAGTCGATTTTCTGCcgtaatgaaattgaaatcttCTGAAGTGAAGGATAAGCTTTTCGATATCATAACAAATCCAGCAAATGGTGTAGGTTCCGCTGCCAATGCCCATTCGAATTTGGGTCAGACTACCATTCAACATCGACATGTTTCGGCCACTGAACGCAATGGAAAGCGGTATCGCAATGTAGCACCGGTATTTAGCATTGATGACGAGAATGATGACCATTATAACGAAAACGAAGTGAAAGATTCACCTGATTCGGTCAGTTCGAAATTGGCTGGTGATGCTAAAGAAATTGTCAGTTTAACTCAGTATTTAAAGTCGCCagatataattaatgcattccGGTGTCAGGAAGTTCACATGAATGGGTATATGTACGATAGTCATTTAATAATTTCGGCTACACACTTGATTGTATTACGAGAACTTGGACGCGGGCAAGCTCAGATTATAGTTCGACGTCCCCTATCAAGTATAGTTAAAATAACTGCAAAGAAACGCCACCGCGATTTGATCACATTTAAATACGGATTCCCTGATGGAGATGGACTACTTATAACTGACATGGACCGATTTCTTATTCCGAACGCCAGTGAAGCTACAGCAATTGTATCAAAACACATTGTTCAAACGCTAGACGGCTCTAAATTAACGTAA
- the Rrp40 gene encoding exosome complex component RRP40, producing the protein MTEIVLPGDRILAAEELARSKKVILGPGLRRENEQVIACKPGRLHHKEPNTYWVDNHQQRYVPVKGEAVIGVVTAKAGDIYRVDIGAHDQASLSYLAFESATKKNRPDVNPGDILYGRLIVASRDLEPELVCVNSSGKKGKLGVLTDGFVMNCSLNLARLILRENCPLLRELTKEMPFEIAVGLNGRIWVKAKSQRETIALGNAILAAENASYEEMPKICENIGNILFS; encoded by the coding sequence ATGACAGAGATTGTTTTGCCGGGTGATCGGATTTTAGCTGCTGAAGAATTAGCTAGgagtaaaaaagtaattttaggACCAGGGTTGCGACGAGAGAATGAACAAGTTATTGCTTGTAAACCGGGGAGACTTCATCACAAGGAGCCAAACACCTACTGGGTAGATAATCATCAGCAACGCTATGTGCCTGTAAAAGGCGAAGCAGTGATAGGCGTAGTGACAGCTAAAGCGGGAGATATATATCGAGTAGATATTGGAGCACATGATCAAGCTTCTTTGTCATATTTGGCTTTTGAGTCGGCTACAAAGAAAAATCGTCCTGACGTAAATCCTGGAGATATTCTTTATGGAAGACTGATTGTCGCCAGCCGCGATTTAGAACCAGAATTAGTATGTGTTAATTCGAGTGGAAAGAAAGGCAAACTAGGTGTGCTAACAGATGGTTTTGTCATGAATTGTAGTTTAAATTTAGCGCGCTTGATTCTACGTGAAAATTGTCCATTATTACGAGAGCTTACTAAAGAAATGCCATTTGAAATAGCTGTCGGACTAAATGGACGAATCTGGGTTAAAGCGAAAAGTCAACGAGAGACAATAGCTCTTGGAAATGCAATATTAGCAGCAGAAAACGCCTCTTACGAGGAAATGCCGAAGATTTGTGAGAACAttggaaatatattattttcctaA
- the Pino gene encoding protein pinocchio isoform X1, which translates to MKSRPTGSDGVVSEWEDNIVFDADDPDFYSASPGSENQQIVLSTRALTLMAQTPIIGCLDNSNNRLNAVNIKAPTIMSLASVHGPQFTDICSPLGRSSISMSSSLSDLVGSPLEISVDNVLTIEELRQHMGSCFTCGVSWTDDHVSLDCSECGGYSLERPCPLCDGQCGVLWKRDFTMSHAYSKARWHGVCPSYQEAMAHLNPHESAAIVTSSAAPSTCANAATQMRLAQELCLRLEELSASAHT; encoded by the exons atGAAAAGTCGGCCCACAGGGAGCGATGGTGTAGTTTCTGAGTGGGAAGACAATATTGTCTTCGATGCTGATGATCCAGATTTCTATAGCGCGTCACCCGGCTCTGAAAATCAGCAAATCGTTCTCAGCACAAGGGCACTGACTCTAATGGCTCAGACACCTATTATAGGATGTTTAGACAATTCCAACAACAGGTTAAATGCAGTGAACATAAAAG CTCCAACAATCATGTCTTTAGCTAGTGTTCACGGACCGCAATTTACTGATATCTGCAGCCCATTGGG acGCAGCAGTATTAGCATGTCCTCATCATTGTCTGATTTGGTCGGTAGTCCGTTGGAAATTTCCGTGGATAATGTCCTTACTATTGAAGAACTGCGTCAGCACATGGGCTCATGTTTTACATGCGGCGTATCCTGGACCGATGACCATGTTTCCCTCGACTGTAGTGAATGTGGAGGCTACAGCTTAGAGCGTCCCTGCCCACTATGTGATGGTCAATGTGGTGTGCTCTGGAAGCGTGATTTCACAATG TCGCATGCCTATAGCAAAGCTCGATGGCATGGTGTGTGTCCCAGTTATCAGGAGGCCATGGCACATTTAAATCCCCACGAATCTGCTGCTATCGTCACATCTTCCGCTGCGCCATCTACATGTGCCAACGCAGCTACGCAAATGCGTTTGGCCCAGGAGCTGTGTCTACGTTTGGAAGAGCTTTCAGCAAGTGCTCATACGTGA
- the LOC106614944 gene encoding RWD domain-containing protein 4 produces the protein MAEIEEQQADEREALLSIYDGDTNFKQIDANTFQYKYGEDDLYKSFLVEIQWTQNYPNEIPKINMDTFFNRNLVHDVKTKIKKVITEEAEQWLGCGMTYTLFECLKDQQDELTSDQPEHAITQSIDLDNMGVNALKISDNIESNKKKEAKKEQLTKAQKRRQWERTDHKGDKPRGWDWVDIVKHLSQTGGKDNGNNVSTSVSNNASISAECPLLQPLNI, from the exons ATGGCGGAAATTGAGGAACAACAGGCAGATGAACGAGAAGCGTTACTATCCATTTATGACGGTGATACAAACTTTAAGCAAATTGACGCGAACACTTTTCAATACAAG TACGGCGAAGATGATCTTTACAAATCGTTTTTGGTAGAAATTCAGTGGACTCAAAACTATCCCAATGAAATTCCCAAAATAAATATGGATACGTTCTTCAACCGCAATTT AGTGCATGAcgtcaaaactaaaataaaaaaagtaataactgAAGAGGCAGAACAGTGGTTAGGATGTGGAATGACGTACACATTATTTGAATGCCTCAAGGATCAACAAGATGAACTTACTAGCGATCAGCCCGAACATGCAATAACGCAGTCAATTGATTTAGATAATATGGGagtaaatgcattaaaaatatcagATAATATAGAAAGTAACAAAAAGAAGGAAGCAAAAAAAGAGCAATTAACGAAAGCTCAAAAACGTCGTCAATGGGAACGCACAGATCATAAGGGCGACAAGCCGCGAGGATGGGATTGGGTAGATATCGTTAAACATCTCTCACAAACAGGTGGTAAAGATAATGGAAACAATGTAAGCACCTCAGTCAGTAATAATGCAAGTATAAGTGCGGAGTGTCCGCTGTTGCAACCGCTTAATATATAG
- the LOC106615024 gene encoding rRNA-processing protein UTP23 homolog, whose amino-acid sequence MKIARFKKAHKTLNFFATNFEYREPYQILVDATFCQIALQNKVIIEEQIKKYFQSTIKLVTTQCVILEAESLGSPLAGATMIVKKFHVHKCGHEGAPVPASQCIKSMTKCGRYVVASQDRSLQNSLRKVPGRILLYLHKATPVLEEPSEASKKYVSKKSHKSLTSGLEKHVEHLKQIQTLQNEKLYNKIKQRKGPKNPNPLSCKKSAKQKARKPNSDISKESKLRETSKQHMQKQKRKRIKTS is encoded by the exons atgAAAATTGCACGTTTTAAAAAAGCTCATAAAACGTTAAACTTTTTTGCCACGAATTTTGAATATCGAGAACCATACCAGATTTTGGTAGATGCCACTTTCTGTCAGATAGCTCTACAA AATAAAGTTATAATCGaggagcaaataaaaaaatattttcagtcaaCTATAAAATTAGTAACTACCCAATGTGTAATACTAGAAGCAGAATCTCTGGGAAGTCCGCTTGCTGGAGCTACTATGATTGTCAAGAAATTTCATGTGCACAAATGCGGTCACGAAGGTGCACCTGTACCAGCTTCACAATGCATTAAGTCCATG ACAAAATGTGGACGTTACGTCGTTGCCTCACAGGATCGTAGTTTACAAAACAGCCTTAGAAAAGTGCCCGGTAGAATATTGTTGTATTTGCACAAAGCTACACCTGTTTTAGAAGAGCCTTCCGAAGcatcaaaaaaatatgtttccaaAAAATCGCATAAAAGTCTAACCAGTGGCTTAGAGAAGCATGTTGaacatttaaaacaaatacagactttacaaaatgaaaaactgtataataaaattaaacagcGAAAAGGACCGAAAAATCCAAATCCACTTTCATGTAAAAAGAGTGCAAAGCAAAAAGCTAGAAAACCAAACTCAGACATTTCAAAAGAATCTAAATTGAGGGAAACTAGTAAACAAcacatgcaaaaacaaaaacgtaagCGTATAAAAACATCATAG